AACGCCCGTGTCCGCGCAAATCGACGAGCACGGCGGCGTAGTCGTGCCGGGCTTCGACGACCGGGCGCATCACGCCCATCCAGTTGCGCCCCGAACCAAACGCGCCATGCAGCACGCCCAGCCGCGCGATCGGCCGGGCGTGGTCGGCGTGAAACACATGATGATGCGGCTGGTCCGCGTGCACCGAATGTTTGTAACCCGGCGCTCCGCATTTCACAATCCGCGCCCATCAAAGAACGCACCCTCGGGATGAACCGAGGGTGCGTCGCGCGTGCTGAATGTTGTATGGCAAAAGACAGACTGGCGATTACCAGCGATCGCGGTCGCGACCACCGCCGCCGCCGCCATGACCACCGCGTCCCCCGCCGTAGCCGCCGCGACCGCCGCCGCCGCCACCGCCGCCGCCGCGTTCCTGACGCGGGCGCGCTTCGTTGACGGTCAGCGTGCGACCTTCCAGATCCTTGCCGTTGAGTTCTTCGATCGCGCGCTTCGCTTCGTCATCGTTGGCCATTTCGACGAAGGCGAAACCGCGCGGCCGACCCGTCTCGCGATCAGTGATCAGATTCACCCGATCGACCTGCCCGTATTGGCCGAAGGCGGCTTCGAGCGATTCCTGTGTGGTTTTGAAGTTGAGGTTACCGACGTAGATGTTAGCCATGGAGAGAACTCCGGTGCCGGGAGCTGGCGCCGGTTCGGCTGAGGAACTGAGGCGGAGCGAACCCAAGCAAGCAGGAACAATATATCTGATCGACCGATTCGATCAGCGTGTCGGATCGATTCTATCCCTCGTTTTTTTTCCGGGCCACTGAAAAGTCCGATGTTGTACGCACATGGCGCAGACGCATCGAATATGAGGATTGTCAGGGCGGTCGAGGAGGCCAGGCCGAAGACCGCCCCAACTTTCGTTTGCGGCGATGCCCATTGAATCGTAAATTCCATTGGAACGATGACGCTCGACGTTTCCCTCCCGCCCGAACCGGCGTCACGCACGCCGGAAATCCGATGACTCATGATTTTTGTGGGACGAACCATTTGTTGAATCCGAGGTGGATGACCATGCGTATCCGTTGTTCGATGCGGAAGCGATTGCAGTTTGTAGCCGCGGCGAGTTGGATCGTCGCCAGCGCGTACGGCTCGCCGGGCGAACCGATTGACGAACCGGACAATGGCGGCAAATTGATCCACGAAACTTGCGAGTTTGGAGCGATCATCGCCCGCAACATCCCTTCGTTCGTCCTGCCGGCTCATCAACCGCCCTCTGACCCCGCGCCGCCGTCCCAATAACCGCGACGGCGGCCGGGAAGATTCATGTCGCCTTCACGCGGCCGCCGATACTTGCCATGGAGCGGACCCGTCGGAGGCGTCACCTTGGCCGTACCCGATCGCGTGCATACGGATGATTGCCCGTTCATCGACGACGACGATGCACGTTGCCGCTCGCACTTTACATTGGATCATCTCAACGAGGCGCTGAGCGTCTGCATGGGTGGGTATCACGGATGCGCCACCTACTGGCGACTCCGCCGCGAACACCCCCAGCGACTCATCGCACTGACCGCCCATGGACAGCCGCTTCAACCAACCGGTTCGTGACTTCCTCGCTTACTTGCGGGTCGAATGCGGGCTGGCGGCCAACACGATCGTCAGTTATGAGCTGGACCTCAAGAAGCTTGAATCCTTCCTCGCACAGCGCGGCCGGGACGACCCGGCAACGCTCGACGCCCCGATTCTGATCGCGCATCTGCGCCAGCTTCGTGCGGCGGGCATGGCGTCCTCCTCCATCGCGCGACACCTTGCGACGATCCGCGCGTTCGGGCGATTCCTCGTCGCATACGAATACTGCGAGCATGATCCGGCGGAGCTTTTGGAGCGGCCGACGATGTGGAAGCGCTTGCCGCAGAGCATGCACACGCAGCAGATCGATAAGCTGCTCGCCGCCCCGCTGCCGTCAGACAAGCTTTATCTGCGCGATGTGGCGATTCTCGAAACACTCTACGCCACCGGCTGCCGCGCTTCGGAACTGGGCACGATGAGTCTACGCGATTTTCACAACGACGTCGGTGTCGTGAAGATCACCGGCAAAGGCAATCGCCAGCGCATCGTGCCCGTCGGGAAAAAAGCCGTCGAAGCGATTCGACAATACGTGGCGGACCTGCGGCCGAAACTGCTGCGGGCGGGCAAGCCCAATGACGCGCTGTTTCTGACGACGCGCGGGACGGCGGTGGACCGGTACATCATCTGGTCCATGATCAAAAAGCACGCCCGTCGCGCCGGCCTGCGCGGCATCCACCCCCACACGCTCCGCCACACCTTCGCCACCCACATGCTCGGCGGCGGGGCCGACCTGCGCGTCGTGCAGGAACTGCTCGGCCACGCCCGCGTCACCACCACGCAGATCTACACGCACGTCGATCAGTCACGCCTCAAAGCCGTGATCGCCAACCATCATCCCCGGCCGTGATGTGAATCAAAGCAGCCCGTGCGTCCGCGCCGTCAGCATCGACAGCGCGAGAATCACCGGCAGCGCATTGAGCGCCACCGCCCACGTCGCCACACGCCGACCCGACGCCGCGTTTCGCCGGCCGACGTATTCGCAGGCGAAAAGCACCAGGGTCACGACCAGGAATTTGAACGCGATCATGCCCCAGAGGCCGCCCAGATGAATGATCCATTGGGCGAGGAAGTTGACCTCCGCCCCGCCGAATTTGAGCACGATCCATGTACACATCACATCCAGGGCGGACAGAAAGACGAACCACGTGTAAAGGTCAGGGTAGCGCACGGATCGGCCGGCTGAACGCATGGCAGATACTCCCGGGGCCTGAACGCATCATACCGTGCTGACGGGGTTTGGGTAGGCCCATTTTGGCGGCGCGCCACGATTGTGCGCACCGGTTGACAAACGCGGGGGTCGTGCTACACTCTGCACATGTTGAGACTGAGTCTCAATTGCGTCGCGTGACGCAAAAAATGGCGGCCTGTCTATCCCTGGTAAGAGCGACAGGCCGCCGAGTGTGACATCACCGCGAGGGCGACGTCGCGGGCATTATTCAGCCCGGACCGGCCGATGGCAACTCCCTCGCGTGGTGGCGGCAAACCATGCTTGCCGACTGGGCGCGCGATTCACAAGCCGCGCGGGCGCCCTTCGGTCTGAAGGAGAACTGCCATGATCGGCAGGCCCTCGAAGTTCCGTTCGGCCGCGTTGTGCGCGGCGGCGGCGGTGTTGATGCTGGGCACGAGCGCCCGCGCCACGTTCCTGACCCCCAACGTCTGGGCGACCGGCTGGTCGCGCGGCGACGCCGACACGCTCTATGCCGAGTGGGATGCATTCCAATCCCTGACCGGCAACGCGCCCGACGTGGGCGTGTTCCATCCCCCCGCCGGCAACCCGACCCTCTCCGCCACCAACGCCGTCACCGCCTTCGTGACCGGCGGCGGAAGCGGCGGCAACATCTACAGCTTCTTCGATGACGCCCTGAACATCGAAGCCCTCGTCCCCAACGACGCCTCCGCCGGCAAGCTCACCACCGTCGTCGTGCAGATCGCCACGCTCGGCACCCCCTTCCTTCTCGACTCGCTGCGCGTCAACGGCGAAGCGCCCGTCTTCTACGGCGAGCTGTCGAAGGTGTTCGGCAACATCCCCGGGTTCGGCGACACGACCGACATCGAAGCGTGGGCGCTGTTCCACATCGACGGCACGCCGGACCTGACCCTCTCGCTCACCGCGGGCGGTCAGCACATGTCGCTGGATCGCGTGGCGATCGACGCCATCGTGACGGACGCCTCGGCCGGCTTCTTCAGTGTCGTGCCGCAGGGCACGTCCGTGCCGGAGCCGACTTCGGCGATGGTGATGGGCGCGATGACGCTGCTCACGCTCCGCCGACCCCGCCGCTGAACTTCGAAAGCTCAGGGATCGCCATCCCTGAGCTTTCCTTTCCTGAAAGATTCACCGATGTTTCGACGCGCTTTTACGTTGGTTGAATTGCTGGTCGTCATCGCCATCATCGCCCTGCTGATCGGCATTCTGATGCCGTCGCTGAGCCGGGCGCGGGCGGTGGCGCGGGATGTGGTGAGCACCGCCGGGTGCAAGCAGATGATGCAGGGCTACGCCGCTTACGCCGACGATCACAAGGGTCATTTTCTATTCGGCTACGCGCCGAAATTCGTCAACGGCGTGCCCATCACCGTCAACGTCGTCGGCCGCACGCTCGGGTATCCGCTTTCGGATCGTTACCCGTGGCGGCTGGCGCCGTATGTCGCCGGTCTGTGGCCCCTGATTCATCATCACGACGGCGTGCCCGAGGCGCCGCTCGCCTCCGATTCCGACACCGAAGTGTTCAACAAGGCGTACACGCTTTCGCTGGGCCCGACGTTCGGCATCAATTCGCTGTTCGTCGGCGGACACAAAGGGACCGTCGGATTCACGCAGATTTCCGGCGAAAACTACCGGCCCAACTACGCGAGTCCGACCGTGTTCTATCAGCACGACGTGAAGCGGCCGGGCGGGCTGATCGTGCTGGCCAACAGCCGCACGAACATGAACTTCTTCTCTCCCGACGGCTCGAACCTTCCGGCGGGCTCGGCGCTGAATTATCTGTCCGCGCCGATCAGCAACGGGCGCAACTGGTCCGTCGATGCGCAGGGCGAATTCGTCGGCCATAAGAGCGGCGTGCTGATGGGCTATCCGCGCGGCTGGTTCACCGAACGCACCGTCACCGGCTTCGCCGACACGCATGCGGAGCGACTGCTGCCCGCTGAATTGGACAACATGACGCTTTGGGCCAACAAGGCCGCGAGCACCACCTACGACCTGGCTTCGCCCTGATTCTTTTCCCGCAAGGAGCATCGCATGTGCGCCGACGGCCCCGAACTGACGAACGTCAAAATCACCCGCTGCGTTCACGGCCATTATCACGTCTACCTGGGCAAGCAGACGCTGCATCTGAGCGTGCGCGAACTGTTGCTTCTGGCGTGCGAACTCAATCGTGTGCTGGGCGTCGTCGAAGCGTGCGATGAAAACGAGCCGGAAGCGCCGCCGCTGCCGGAAGCCGGACCAAGCTCGGATCGCTGGCCGGCGAATTGATCTCTCTGGAAACCTCTCCCCCCGGGAGAGGTCGGCCCGACCCGCAGTCGGGCCGGGTGAGGGTGCGTCCAAACACTGACTGCGCACGTTGCGGCACGCGCCCCGATTCGGAGCCACCCTCACCCCAACCCTCTCCCGGAGGGAGAGGGGGAACAACGGTTCATCCTCAAACCCTTTTTTGATCAAGGAATCCGATATGTTTCGACACGCGTTTTTGTCCGCATCGTTGGTGATGGCCTTCGGGATCTTCGCCGTGGCTGCATCTTCCCGTCCTGACGCTGAACCGGCGCCGGCGGCGGATCGGGAGGCGATCAAGGCGATGGCGGGGACGTTCGAGATCACGTTCGATTTCCGCGAGACGTTGGCGCTGGCGCCGGGATATGAATTTCATCCGCCGTATCAGGAGAAGGCGTTGGAGTGGGTGAAGGTCATCGTCGACGAACCCCGCCGCATCGCGCTGCAGCATCTTCTGGTGACGGAGGACGGCGAAGTGATCAAGCACTGGCGTCAGGAATGGACGTACGAGCCGGCGATGATTCACGATTTCGTGGGCAATGACACATGGGAGGCGCGTCAGCTTTCGCCGACGGAAGCGCGGGGGATGTGGTCGCAGCAGGTGACGAGCGTGGACGACAGCCCGCGGTATCAGTCGATCGGGAAGTGGACGCATGCGGAGGGCGTGAGCTGTTGGGAGTCGCAGCGGACGGGGCGGCCCCTGCCGCGGCGGGAGTACACCAAGCGTCACGATTATCAGGTGCTCGTGGCGATCAATCGTCAGACGATCACGCCGACGGGTTGGGCGCTGGAGGAGGACAACGCGAAGCTGGTGCTTGATGCGTCGGGCAAGCCGGATCATCTATTAGTGCGCGAGGCGGGGATCAACACGTACCGGCGCGTGGACGAATCGCGCGGCGAGCCGGCGCGGCAATGGTGGGCGGCGCAGGGACGGTTCTGGACGGATGTGCAGGCGGTGTGGAGCGAACTGGATGCGCATCCCCGATCGATCACGCTCAAGGACAAGGTCGACAACCGTTCGCTGGCCGCGGCGCTGCGGGCGCTGAACGTCGAAGCGGACCGGGCGGGCGACAAGTACGAGTCCGATGACTTCCGCACGAAAATCCGCGAAGTGATCGCCCGCTATCAGTCAACCGCAAGCTGATTCACCTCACACAGTGAATCGCAACGCGCAGGAACCCCGTCATGACTCCCAAGGGTGGCGGGGTTCTTGTGTATCCGCCTTCGGTCCTACTTGACCGATGACAAATGCCTAATGCCTAATGATCAATGCATTGGTCATTAGGCATTAGGCATTTGTCAATTGTCATTGCAAGGCGCGATGCGGGCGCGGGCTCGACGGATGCGTGCCCTCACCCCAACCCTCTCCCGGAGGGAGAGGGGGTCAGAGCTGCTCGAGGTACGCGGTGAGCAACTGGTGGTAGCTGGCCAGGTCGTCTTTGTGGGACATTTCGGTGACGGTGTGGATGTATTTGACGGGGCAGGCGAAGACGGCGATGCGGACGCCGGCGCGGGTGCGCTGGATGATGCCGCCGTCCTGTCCGCCGCGGGGGAGGACGCCGCGCTGGTGCTTGATGCGTTTCTTTTTGGCGACGGCTTCGATGTCTTCGATGAGGCCGATGTCGGCGATGGCGGAGCCGTCCATGACCTTGATGCAGACGCCCTTGCCGAATTTGGTGACATGCTGCTCGGGCGCGACGCCGGGGACTTCGCAGCAGAGAGTCGTGTCACAGGAGAGCGCGATGTCGGGATCGACGGAGAAGGAGGCGGGGCCGGCGCCGCGGAGGCCGACTTCCTCCTGCACGGTCCAGACGGCGTGGATTTCGCAGTCGTGATGCTTGAGGTTTTCGATGGCGCGGACGACGGCCCAGCAGCCGACGCGGTTGTCCATGCACTGGCTGACGATGGTGGAGCCGATGTCATGGAACGGGCCGTCGAGGACGACCATGTCGCCGATCTTGACTTTGCGGCTGACCTGACCGGGGGGGAGCCCGAGGTCGATGAAGAACTCGCCGACGTCGGGGATTTTCTTGCGCTCTTCCTCGGAGGCGATATGGACGGGTTTGCCGGAGGGGTTCATCACGCCGGGCAGGTCGCCGGAGGCGGTGCAGACGCGGACGGTGCGGGCGAAGAGATTGCGTGTGTCGAACCCGCCGACGGGGTTGACGCGGATGGAGCCGTTGTCTTCGTTGACGTAGCTGACGAGGAAGCCGATCTGGTCCATGTGCGCGGCGAGCATGACCTTGAGGGGCTTTTTGGGCGCGGCGGACTTTTTGGCGGGTCGGGGTTTGCGGACGGCGATGAGCGAGCCCATGGCGTCGACGCGGATGTCGTCGAAGAGTTTGGCCTTGGTGATGTGGTCACGGATGACCTTGCGGATGCGGTCTTCGCGGCCGGGGACGGAGGGGGTCTGAGTGAGTTTGGCAAGCAAATCCATATCGAATCCTTTCGCAAAGGCGGGTCCGACACTTTACCACAGCGGCGGGCGGCGTCGAGTCGATAAAGAGCGAAGGCACTTGCGGTCGTGCGCCCAAGCCGTACATTAGTCGATTCCGCCTCGACTGGATGAGCTATGGAACTGACGAAAATCAAGATGCGGGCGGTCCGGCTGCTTCGGCAGATCGGGTTCTCCCGCGACTGGTATCTGATTCCGCTGGCGGCGGTGATCGGGTCGATGTCGGGCGTGGTGGCGCTGGGCTTCGGTAATCTCGTGCGCTTTTCCGAGACGTTCTTCTACGAGAATCTGGGGGGAAGGAATCTTCGGGCGGAGCACGTTTGGCTGCTGCTGGCGTTGCCGGCGGTGGGCGGATTGGCGGTCGGGCTCATCAAGAGCGCGTTCGAGTTGCCGATGGTCAGCCACGGGATTCCGGACGTGATGGAGTCGCTGGCGCGGCAGAGCGGGCGGATGAAGGCGCGCGGGGGATTCTTCACGGCGATCAACTCGGCGCTGACGCTCGGGTCGGGCGGCTCGACGGGGCAGGAAGGTCCGATCGTGCAGATCGGGTCGGTGCTCGGTTCGATCGCGGGGCAACTGCTGCGCGTCAACAAGGAGCACATGAGCACGCTGGTGGGCTGCGGCGCGGCGGCGGGATTGGCGGCGATCTTCAATGCGCCGATCGCGGGCGTGCTGTTGGTGCTGGAGGTCATGCTGCGCGACTTTTCGCTCAAGACTTTTCAGCCGGTCGTTGTGGCGACGGTTTTCGGGACGGTGACGTTTCAGGCAATCGCGGGGGACAATCAGGCGCTGTTTCATTTAAGCACGGAGATGCAGGCGTATCAGTTTCAGTTCTGGGAGATTTTGCCGTGCCTTGTGCTGGGCGTGTTGTGCGGGATGACGGGATGGGGATTCACGCGGGCGCTGTTTTCGATGGAGGGGTTGTGGGGGCAGTGGCGATGGAAGAAGCTGGTTTGGCTGCGGCCGGCGCTGGGGGGACTTTTTCTGGGGTGCATGGGGCTGCTGTTCGTGAAGATCAATCCGTACGCGGTGGGCCAGTATCGTCCGCCGGCGTTTTTCGCCAACGGCTACCCGGTGATCGAAACGCTGATGGACCCGGGTTCGTACGGGGCGGCGGGGCATGTGACGCTGCTGTTTTTAGTGATGGCGGCGGGGTTCAAGCTGCTGGGGACGAGTCTGACGCTCGGGTCGGGCGGGTCGGGGGGCATCTTCGCGCCGTCGCTGTTCATCGGGGCGACGGTCGGCGCGGCGTTCGGGATGGCGCTTCAGGCGACGGGGATCTATCCGCAGGCAAGCCCGGCGATGTACGCGCTGGCGGGGATGGCGGGC
Above is a window of Planctomycetota bacterium DNA encoding:
- a CDS encoding RNA-binding protein; translation: MANIYVGNLNFKTTQESLEAAFGQYGQVDRVNLITDRETGRPRGFAFVEMANDDEAKRAIEELNGKDLEGRTLTVNEARPRQERGGGGGGGGGRGGYGGGRGGHGGGGGGRDRDRW
- the xerD gene encoding site-specific tyrosine recombinase XerD, with the translated sequence MDSRFNQPVRDFLAYLRVECGLAANTIVSYELDLKKLESFLAQRGRDDPATLDAPILIAHLRQLRAAGMASSSIARHLATIRAFGRFLVAYEYCEHDPAELLERPTMWKRLPQSMHTQQIDKLLAAPLPSDKLYLRDVAILETLYATGCRASELGTMSLRDFHNDVGVVKITGKGNRQRIVPVGKKAVEAIRQYVADLRPKLLRAGKPNDALFLTTRGTAVDRYIIWSMIKKHARRAGLRGIHPHTLRHTFATHMLGGGADLRVVQELLGHARVTTTQIYTHVDQSRLKAVIANHHPRP
- a CDS encoding prepilin-type N-terminal cleavage/methylation domain-containing protein; the encoded protein is MFRRAFTLVELLVVIAIIALLIGILMPSLSRARAVARDVVSTAGCKQMMQGYAAYADDHKGHFLFGYAPKFVNGVPITVNVVGRTLGYPLSDRYPWRLAPYVAGLWPLIHHHDGVPEAPLASDSDTEVFNKAYTLSLGPTFGINSLFVGGHKGTVGFTQISGENYRPNYASPTVFYQHDVKRPGGLIVLANSRTNMNFFSPDGSNLPAGSALNYLSAPISNGRNWSVDAQGEFVGHKSGVLMGYPRGWFTERTVTGFADTHAERLLPAELDNMTLWANKAASTTYDLASP
- a CDS encoding M42 family peptidase, coding for MDLLAKLTQTPSVPGREDRIRKVIRDHITKAKLFDDIRVDAMGSLIAVRKPRPAKKSAAPKKPLKVMLAAHMDQIGFLVSYVNEDNGSIRVNPVGGFDTRNLFARTVRVCTASGDLPGVMNPSGKPVHIASEEERKKIPDVGEFFIDLGLPPGQVSRKVKIGDMVVLDGPFHDIGSTIVSQCMDNRVGCWAVVRAIENLKHHDCEIHAVWTVQEEVGLRGAGPASFSVDPDIALSCDTTLCCEVPGVAPEQHVTKFGKGVCIKVMDGSAIADIGLIEDIEAVAKKKRIKHQRGVLPRGGQDGGIIQRTRAGVRIAVFACPVKYIHTVTEMSHKDDLASYHQLLTAYLEQL
- a CDS encoding CBS domain-containing protein, encoding MELTKIKMRAVRLLRQIGFSRDWYLIPLAAVIGSMSGVVALGFGNLVRFSETFFYENLGGRNLRAEHVWLLLALPAVGGLAVGLIKSAFELPMVSHGIPDVMESLARQSGRMKARGGFFTAINSALTLGSGGSTGQEGPIVQIGSVLGSIAGQLLRVNKEHMSTLVGCGAAAGLAAIFNAPIAGVLLVLEVMLRDFSLKTFQPVVVATVFGTVTFQAIAGDNQALFHLSTEMQAYQFQFWEILPCLVLGVLCGMTGWGFTRALFSMEGLWGQWRWKKLVWLRPALGGLFLGCMGLLFVKINPYAVGQYRPPAFFANGYPVIETLMDPGSYGAAGHVTLLFLVMAAGFKLLGTSLTLGSGGSGGIFAPSLFIGATVGAAFGMALQATGIYPQASPAMYALAGMAGVLSAAVHCPLTAFILVFELTRDYKVILPVMLLAITATVVSQLLLRDSIYTLALREMGVKVGLISEAAVLRRLVAARVPMAKAVVVYPGDAVESLLTLAEIHNVDDFVVCDSDNQYIGMVLGDDLRTAMLQREALPLLIVAEMMRTDLPPVQPDETLDMVLDKFAECDCDSLTVTDPIGAVRLRGVITRSRVMRYYHHALNEAS